GGGAGGCGTAGACATAATCGAATTAGGATTTCCATTCTCAGATCCACTTGCAGATGGCCCTGTAATTCAAAATGCAAGTACAGTTTCATTAGAAAAAGGAACTAAAATTGATAAATTCTTTTCACTGGTGAAAAAGATCAGAAAAGAAACAGACATCCCACTAATCCTAATGACATACACTAACATTCTATACAACAAAGGATATTCAAAGTTCATTAAAGAAGCAAAAAATGCAGGAATTGATGGGGTTATTCTGCCAGATATGTCTATCGAGGAATCAAAAGAATATCTGTCTGCCGCAAAAAATAATGCAGACACAATATTTCTCATATCACCAAACACTAGTAAGAAAAGAATTCAGAATATTGCAAAGGCATCATCAGGGTTCTTGTATTTGGTAGCAGTTTTTGGCACTACGGGTGTAAAGTCAGGAATCAAAGAATACACACTAAAGGCAATCAAAGACGTCAAGAAATTAACCAAAGGGAAAATTCCAATTGGAGTGGGATTTGGGGTTTCAACCCCAGAAGATGTAAAAAGATATGTCAAGACAGGGGCTGATGCAGTGATTGTAGGAAGTGCATTTTTAAAACTAATTGAAAAAACTCCACAAGCAAAACTAGAATCAAAAATCACATCATTTACAAAATCACTCAAGAAACAGACAATTCTATAACAAACAGGCTTTAACTGCTATCTACAGCACATCGGTTTGGACCAATTTCCAAGTCAGGAATTTCAGTAATGTTTAATGGAACTTCCCCTTTGTTTATTGCAATTATTTTTCTATAATTCATAGGCCTTGGAACAGTTATTGCAACTACCTTGTTGATAAATTCTTGTTTTGCAAGGTCAAGCCAAGGTAATTTTTTTGATTTTTCTATCGTAGAGTAAAAGGCGCCATCTGTGTCCAGGACTCCTTCACCATGATGAGTTGGAAACACCAGACATTGTTCAGAAAGAGAAAGCAGTTTGTCATGCAGTGTGGCGTATAATTTTTCTGCAAATTCTTCAGCTTGATCTCGCAGATCAGGCCTACCGATTGATTCAACAAATAAGATATCTCCTGTAAATACAAATTTGTCATCAACAAGATAGCTTAAACTTCCAGGAGTGTGACCAGGAGTGTGTATGATTTTGAGGGTTGCATTTCCAAATGAAATTTCATCATCATCGCCAACAAAATTTGCATCAACTTCATATCCTTCATATTTTGAAAAATATAATTTTGCATTTGCATGTTTTGCAAGATTTCTGGCAGCTGAAACATGATCTGCATGCTGATGTGTGTCAAATACTCGTGTTATTTTGAATCCATGTTCTTTAGCGACATCAGAATATTTTTCAAAAGGATAAAGAGGATCAATTACTATTGCATCACCATTTGACACTACAATATAAGATAGACATCCTTTGCCGATTTTTTGAACTTGAATTACTTTTGTAGGTCCATCCACAACAGTTACAGGCTTTAGGACTTGATTCCATCCTGCAAGTCCACCTTCAAGGGTTTTAGAAGAGATTCCTGCTTGCTCCAAGGCAAAGTTTGCAACCATTGCACGATTACCATGTGGACATATGGTTACAATTTCTTTGTCTTTTGGGATTTGCTCAAGTGTTTTTGTATCAAATATGGCATTTAGAGGAATATTTACACTTCCAGGGATTTTGTATTCGGAGAACTCATCAGCGTTTCTCACATCAAGTAAAAAAACATCATCAAGGTTTTCATACAATGCATCAGGGGAAATTGTTTTGCCAGTTCTGCCTTTTACTGTTTTACCACTCCAAGAAGAGAACCCACCTTGCAGATAATGAGCATCTAGACCAAATGAGACCATCATTTCTGCAATTTCTTTTGAAAAATCATCAGGTTCTGATATCAGAACAATTTTTGTGTCTTTTGGAATATTTGGCATGATTTTTTCTTTTGCATCTGTATCACATACAGCATGAACAGAACCTTCTACATGCGATTCTTCAAAATCATCTCTCAATCTGAGATCAAATAACAGTAAAGGAACATGGTCTGCAATATTTTTGGTTAGTTCTTCAGAAGATATGCTCAAATCATCCAAATTTTTCACAGAATTTGCTTATCAATCATTCCAAATAAAACTTGAGGACCACATTCAAAAATAGAAGGGATGAAAATAAATTAGAATAAGGCCAACCACGCTTATGGCAGAAAAAATTTCCGCTGAAAGCCTAAGAGCGCAAAAGGCAAACTTTGTAGTCATAGATGTAAGAGAAGCAGACGAATTAGAACTAGGAAAAATAGAAGGAGCAATACACATGCCTTTAGGATTGGCAATCAGAAATGCAAAGAAAAAACAAATCGAAGATCTTAGAGGCAAAAAAATTTGTACGTATTGTGGAACCGGGTATAGAGGAAATATTGCAGCTGACGAACTTGCAAAGGAAGGGTTTGATGCAGTAACATTAGAAGGCGGATACCCATCATGGAAGCAAGAATAAATTAACCATCAGGTTTTTATCCATGATCAATTTCTTGTCCTTGCCGTCAAAAGGTTTGTAGGCACAACCTAGTTGGGTAATTCCATACGGAAAGAAAAACCTTCATCGACATCTACAATAACTAGAAAAACAGGTTAGCAAAGATCACTATCAATCCATAGTTCTCAGCTGTTTTTCAGTATCGCGGATAAAATCCTCATATTTCATTATCTGAGTAGTAAGACGAAATGAATTCATCTGATCCTCGTTATCTTTTGAGCCCAAAAATTTTTTTCGCATTGACATTAATTTTTGCTGTTCCTCATTTGCCTTGAGAATATCATTTTTTAGATCTTCTCTAGTTGCCATGAATACTATACATCATTTTTGAACTTAAGAATTTCTTTTCATACTGTGATTTTTTTAAATTCAGTTAATTTTTTTATATGCTGAAAATCAACATCAAACTTTGCTTTTTCCTTAAAAGATGCATCCAATTGTATGACGTCAGATAAGAGACCTAAACCTTCATCGAATCTACCCGATTTGACAAGAGACGAAGCCTTGTTGTATAGAGCAGTGGTGTTGTTTGGTTTTGAATCTAAAACCATGTCAAAACACCTTATTGCAACATCGCATTCTCCAACATAATGATGAGCTAATCCTTTGTTCAGATAAGCTAGCAAGTTTCCAGAATCTTGTTGTATCACAGCATCATAGCAATCAATTGTGTTTTCGTATTTCCCAAGCTTGCCCAAAACATGTCCTTTTTTTAGCAACGCTTCTTTGTGGGTAGGTTCTTGAAATAGAACCTTTTCATAAAGCACTAATGCTTCTTTTGGATTTCCCAAATTTAATAAGATTTGAGCATTTTTCAAAAGAAGCTCAATAGATTCAGACACAATACAAATTATCAAAGTTATTTTATGAGATTTGCGGTTGTCTTACATGTTCTAATTTTTAAAATTACATATAGGAACATAAAAGAGATACACACATGAGCATATTAGAAAAAACAATTTTAGAGTTTGTAAAAAACAGAGGTCAACAAAATGAAACTACAACCTCACGTCATATTCATAGAAGATTTGACATACCAATAGAGAAAGCTGAAGAAATACTTACAAAATTGTCTGAAAAAAACATAATCAAAAAAATTTTTGATGAAGAATACCAAGAATACAGATTCATGTTAAAAGAATAATTTCCCGATTTAGGGAATTTTTCAGAATTGTTTGTAATCATTAGAAATGACATTTTCTTAAATCATATTCTGACAAGAGTAATTATGAAAACATCGTTTGATAACGACAGTAGATCAGAGATTGACGAGTCGCTAGAAGACATCTCACATTGTTACAATTGTTTGAGAAACGATAGCCTATGTAGTATTCATTCAGAAATGCTGAAAATAATTTTGTATAATGATATCATGAATTGGTTTGGAGAGATGCAAAAGACAAAATAATTCAAAAAAAATGAAAACACCGTCAAAGAATAGTGGCCGATTTTCTTTTGACTGCAATTGAGGGGAACTCTATTTCAGGCAAAGGCCACTATCTAGATGTTCTCAAGATATCATACTACAAAGATAAATAAAAAAATCTCGATATACAATCAAAACAAGTGTAAAAAATCTTTGAAAAATTTTAACAAGTGTTAAGATTTAAAATCTAGGAAATTTAGATCGGGAAACCATTACTGCTGAAAGCACGCCAATGCCCAAAATAATCATTGTCAGTATTCCAAACTCAGGAATCACATGACTCCCCATTATCTTGATCTCTTTTGCACCAGGTTCAATTGGGATGATAAGTTTTGTACCGGTTTTTGTTACTTCAGTATCAAAGTCCGTTTGCATGCCATCAATCCAAACGGTGTTTGGATTTTCGATGAGTTCAGTAGGCAAGATTAGTGTAATCTGTTCATTTTGTGTTTCTCCTGTGATCAAAAAGGTCAGTGTACGTTCATCAGGCTCAACATCTACAGTTTGTTGAAGAGTACTATCTAAGATGTATTTTACTTCAAATCCCACACCAGTTTGACTAAATCCTGATGCAACACCTTTGATAGATTTTACACTGCCAGGATCTTTTACAACATGCACTACACCGTTCATCCAAGGATGAAGACTGCAAAAATAGTAAAAGTCACCTAATTCAGGAAATTGCTTTGTATAAAACTCACCTGCTGTAAAGAATCCACTATCAAACAAGTCATTTGGTTCTCCTTCACGGGTAACAGACGTAATGGTATGGAAAGCAGTGTCAGCATTTTCCCATGTAACAGAGTCACCTGGATGAATTGTAATTTCACCTGTTGTCACACCAGTGGTTTTTTCAGACCAAAAGTAAGGAGCATTTGGATCTGATGCGCCAGAGGGAATTTTAATCTCATAAGTTGTTGCAAATGCATCTACGCCAAGACCAACTGAAAAAAGAATAAAAAATGCAATTGGAAAATAACGAAGTTTCAACAAATTCCATACAAAGTGCAAGTATTTCAAATGATCGGCAAAACATACAAAAACCAGATACTCGTTTCATTAATGTGCAGACGAAGTTTATTTTTGTCACTGGCGGTGTCATGTCAGGCCTCGGAAAAGGCGTCACAACATCATCTATTGCAAAACTTTTACAATTGGCAGATCAAAAAGTTTCTTGTATCAAAATCGATCCATATCTAAACTATGACGCAGGAACTATGAATCCAGTAGCCCATGGCGAAGTTTTTGTCACGGACGATGGAGGTGAATGTGATATGGATATTGGAAATTACGAGAGATTCTTAAATCAAAATATTCCAAAAACACACAACATTACAACTGCTCAAGTTTATTCTTCGGTAATAGAAGCAGAGAGGAAGGGGGAGTACCTTGGTGCATGTGTCCAAATCATTCCCCATGTCACTGATGAAATAAAAAACAGGATTAGAGGGATAGCAGAAGATGAAAAGCTGGATTTTTTGATTGTAGAATGTGGTGGAACTGTAGGAGATATTGAATCTCTGCCATTTTTAGAAGCATTAAGACAAATGAGAGTAGAAGAAGGACCTGAAAACGTTCTATTTGTGCACGTTACACTGGCACCATCATTAGATGTGGTAGGGGAGCAAAAAACAAAACCAACACAGCATAGTGCTCAAGAGCTTAGGAGAATAGGTATCCAGCCTGACTTTTTGGCAGTAAGATGCACATTACCTCTAGAAGAAAAAACAAAGAAAAAGATTGCATTATTTACAAATGTTACAGTAAATGACGTATTATCATGTCATGATGTAAAATCGATATTTCAAGTTCCACAGATTTTGTATGATCAGGGAATTTTAGATTCTATTTTCAAGAAGTTTGGCATTGTAGGAATGGTTAACGCATCTGCAAATTGGGACAAGTGGAATAAAATCGCTGAATCAATGATTAATCATGAAGATCAAAAAGTCAGAATTGCAATGGTGGGAAAATATGTTACACTTCCAGATAGTTATGTAAGCGTAAATCACGCATTAAAACATGCAGGTGCAAAGCTTGGAAAATCAGTAAAAATTGATTGGATTGATTCTGAAACAATAACAGATTATGAGATTTTTTCAAAATATGACGGAATCTTAGTGCCAGGTGGATTTGGAACAAGAGGTTCTGAAGGAATAATCAAAACAGCAAATTATGCAAGGGAAAAAAACATCCCATACCTTGGAATATGTTTTGGATTTCAACTAGCTGCTATTGCATTTGGAAGAAACGTTTTGAATTTAGAAGATGCAAACTCTACAGAAATAAAAGAAGATGCAAAAAATCCGGTTGTGGATTTGTTACCAGAACAGAAAGAGCTTTCAGATATGGGTGGAACCCTAAGACTGGGAGCAAACGAGGTATTCATCAAACAAAACACAATTGCACATAAAATTTACAAGACAGACACTATCTCAAAGAGACATAGACACAGATATGAAATAAACCAGAAATACATTTCAGAGTTTGAAAGGAATGGAATGATATTTCCTGCAGACAGTGACAATGGAAAAAGAATGGAGATGTTGGAGATTCCAAGCCACAAGTTCTATCTAGGCGTACAGTTCCACCCAGAATTTAACAGTAGACCGGGCTTTCCTGAAGAGGCCTTTGAGGCATTTGTAAAAGCAGCATCAGAAAAATAAGAAATCTTGCAATTTAGATGAAAAATGATTATTGGTAAAACAGGACCAAATGAAAAAAGAATAAAAATCAATCTGGATATTAATTGTACAAATTGTAATTGCAAGGTACCAGGAGGAATTCAAGTATCCGAATCATATTATGAAACAGAGGAGTTTGAAAAAGAATTAGAACAATTCAAAAAAAACTATCTGTGTGGAAAATGCAGAGATGAAAAAAGAGTTGCAAAAAGATAAAATCACTTCATAAAGGCCAATGCCTTTATGATGTCAGTTTTACTAACAACACCGATAATATTTCCATGCCCGGATAGCACGCCAATACCGTTGATATGTTCATCTAGCATAGTTTTTCCAGCTTTTGCCAAGTCATCATCATAATCCACAGATACAATGTTTTTGCTCATTATTTCATGTGCTTTGGTACTGCCACCAAATCCCGTTTCAGACACAAAGCCCTTTCTAGGAAAAATTACAGATATTACAGGATCCGTATTGTCAAGAACATCTTCTTGTTCACCTAGTTTCAGTGCAAGGTTAAACAAATCTCTAAAAGTCACAATTCCTACGGGGTTTTCTTGATCATCACGTAGTATCACCCTAGATATTTTCTCATCAACCATTTTCTGCACAATCTTGTAAAGAGAAGTATCAGCATATTGCCAAGCATAGTAAGGCGACATGTATTCACCAACAGTTTTTTCACCAGAGTAAGATTTGGTAAAATATCGAACAAGATCAGTTTTTGTCAAAATACCAACAACCTCATCATTTGAAGAAACCACTAAAGAGCCAATTCCATTTTTTAGCATGATTTGTGCACATTCGTTAAGTTCTGTTTTCTCATCAACCGAAATAATTTTTTTAAAAATTTCAGACAGAGGTATTTCGTCTAATTTACGCTCGGATTTGTCAGTCAACAAAAAGAATCCTAGATCTTTTTCAGATACAATGCCAG
Above is a window of Nitrosopumilus sp. K4 DNA encoding:
- a CDS encoding rhodanese-like domain-containing protein; the encoded protein is MKNLDDLSISSEELTKNIADHVPLLLFDLRLRDDFEESHVEGSVHAVCDTDAKEKIMPNIPKDTKIVLISEPDDFSKEIAEMMVSFGLDAHYLQGGFSSWSGKTVKGRTGKTISPDALYENLDDVFLLDVRNADEFSEYKIPGSVNIPLNAIFDTKTLEQIPKDKEIVTICPHGNRAMVANFALEQAGISSKTLEGGLAGWNQVLKPVTVVDGPTKVIQVQKIGKGCLSYIVVSNGDAIVIDPLYPFEKYSDVAKEHGFKITRVFDTHQHADHVSAARNLAKHANAKLYFSKYEGYEVDANFVGDDDEISFGNATLKIIHTPGHTPGSLSYLVDDKFVFTGDILFVESIGRPDLRDQAEEFAEKLYATLHDKLLSLSEQCLVFPTHHGEGVLDTDGAFYSTIEKSKKLPWLDLAKQEFINKVVAITVPRPMNYRKIIAINKGEVPLNITEIPDLEIGPNRCAVDSS
- a CDS encoding tetratricopeptide repeat protein, producing MSESIELLLKNAQILLNLGNPKEALVLYEKVLFQEPTHKEALLKKGHVLGKLGKYENTIDCYDAVIQQDSGNLLAYLNKGLAHHYVGECDVAIRCFDMVLDSKPNNTTALYNKASSLVKSGRFDEGLGLLSDVIQLDASFKEKAKFDVDFQHIKKLTEFKKITV
- the pyrG gene encoding glutamine hydrolyzing CTP synthase, with product MQTKFIFVTGGVMSGLGKGVTTSSIAKLLQLADQKVSCIKIDPYLNYDAGTMNPVAHGEVFVTDDGGECDMDIGNYERFLNQNIPKTHNITTAQVYSSVIEAERKGEYLGACVQIIPHVTDEIKNRIRGIAEDEKLDFLIVECGGTVGDIESLPFLEALRQMRVEEGPENVLFVHVTLAPSLDVVGEQKTKPTQHSAQELRRIGIQPDFLAVRCTLPLEEKTKKKIALFTNVTVNDVLSCHDVKSIFQVPQILYDQGILDSIFKKFGIVGMVNASANWDKWNKIAESMINHEDQKVRIAMVGKYVTLPDSYVSVNHALKHAGAKLGKSVKIDWIDSETITDYEIFSKYDGILVPGGFGTRGSEGIIKTANYAREKNIPYLGICFGFQLAAIAFGRNVLNLEDANSTEIKEDAKNPVVDLLPEQKELSDMGGTLRLGANEVFIKQNTIAHKIYKTDTISKRHRHRYEINQKYISEFERNGMIFPADSDNGKRMEMLEIPSHKFYLGVQFHPEFNSRPGFPEEAFEAFVKAASEK
- a CDS encoding PEFG-CTERM sorting domain-containing protein, with the protein product MKLRYFPIAFFILFSVGLGVDAFATTYEIKIPSGASDPNAPYFWSEKTTGVTTGEITIHPGDSVTWENADTAFHTITSVTREGEPNDLFDSGFFTAGEFYTKQFPELGDFYYFCSLHPWMNGVVHVVKDPGSVKSIKGVASGFSQTGVGFEVKYILDSTLQQTVDVEPDERTLTFLITGETQNEQITLILPTELIENPNTVWIDGMQTDFDTEVTKTGTKLIIPIEPGAKEIKIMGSHVIPEFGILTMIILGIGVLSAVMVSRSKFPRF
- a CDS encoding CBS domain-containing protein, with product MKYAKDILNSPRTIKYESTLADILKKILDEKKSRILVTENGKITGIVSEKDLGFFLLTDKSERKLDEIPLSEIFKKIISVDEKTELNECAQIMLKNGIGSLVVSSNDEVVGILTKTDLVRYFTKSYSGEKTVGEYMSPYYAWQYADTSLYKIVQKMVDEKISRVILRDDQENPVGIVTFRDLFNLALKLGEQEDVLDNTDPVISVIFPRKGFVSETGFGGSTKAHEIMSKNIVSVDYDDDLAKAGKTMLDEHINGIGVLSGHGNIIGVVSKTDIIKALAFMK
- the trpA gene encoding tryptophan synthase subunit alpha; protein product: MSRINEKFSELDAKSEKALIAYIMVGFPNEKATMSTIRGLIKGGVDIIELGFPFSDPLADGPVIQNASTVSLEKGTKIDKFFSLVKKIRKETDIPLILMTYTNILYNKGYSKFIKEAKNAGIDGVILPDMSIEESKEYLSAAKNNADTIFLISPNTSKKRIQNIAKASSGFLYLVAVFGTTGVKSGIKEYTLKAIKDVKKLTKGKIPIGVGFGVSTPEDVKRYVKTGADAVIVGSAFLKLIEKTPQAKLESKITSFTKSLKKQTIL
- a CDS encoding rhodanese-like domain-containing protein, which produces MAEKISAESLRAQKANFVVIDVREADELELGKIEGAIHMPLGLAIRNAKKKQIEDLRGKKICTYCGTGYRGNIAADELAKEGFDAVTLEGGYPSWKQE